A genomic segment from Stenotrophomonas maltophilia encodes:
- the kbl gene encoding glycine C-acetyltransferase → MTDASSALTRHYAEELDAIRAQGLFKSERIITSPQSAEITLDDGRKVLNFCANNYLGLADHPDLIQAAKDALDTHGFGMASVRFICGTQDLHKQLEKQIADFFGKQDTILYAACFDANGGLFEPLLGENDAIISDALNHASIIDGVRLCKAKRFRYANCDMADLEAQLQAADAAGCKTKLITTDGVFSMDGFIAPLDEITALAKKYNALVHIDECHATGFLGATGRGSAEVKGVLEKIDIITGTLGKAMGGALGGFTCASAEVIELLRQRSRPYLFSNSLPPHVVAAGIKAFEMLAAADDLRSTLAENTAYFREKMTAAGFDVKPGVHPISPVMLYDAPLAQKFAERLLEEGIYAIGFFFPVVPKGQARIRTQISAAHSREHLDRAIDAFTRIGIELGVVKG, encoded by the coding sequence ATGACCGACGCCTCCTCCGCCCTGACCCGCCACTACGCCGAGGAACTGGACGCCATCCGCGCCCAGGGCCTGTTCAAGTCCGAGCGGATCATCACCAGCCCGCAGTCGGCCGAGATCACCCTCGACGACGGCCGCAAGGTGCTGAACTTCTGTGCCAACAACTACCTGGGCCTGGCCGACCATCCGGACCTGATCCAGGCCGCCAAGGACGCACTGGATACCCACGGCTTCGGCATGGCCTCGGTGCGCTTCATCTGCGGTACCCAGGACCTGCACAAGCAGCTGGAGAAGCAGATCGCCGACTTCTTCGGCAAGCAGGACACCATCCTGTACGCGGCCTGCTTCGACGCCAACGGCGGCCTGTTCGAGCCGCTGCTCGGCGAGAACGACGCGATCATTTCCGACGCGCTGAACCACGCTTCGATCATCGACGGCGTGCGCCTGTGCAAGGCCAAGCGCTTCCGCTACGCCAACTGCGACATGGCCGACCTGGAAGCCCAGCTGCAGGCTGCCGATGCCGCCGGCTGCAAGACCAAGCTGATCACCACCGACGGCGTGTTCTCGATGGACGGCTTCATCGCGCCGCTGGACGAGATAACCGCGCTGGCAAAGAAGTACAACGCGCTGGTGCACATCGATGAGTGCCACGCCACCGGCTTCCTCGGTGCCACCGGCCGCGGCTCGGCCGAGGTCAAGGGCGTGCTGGAGAAGATCGACATCATCACCGGCACCCTGGGCAAGGCCATGGGCGGCGCACTGGGCGGCTTCACCTGCGCCAGCGCCGAAGTGATCGAACTGCTGCGCCAGCGCTCGCGCCCGTACCTGTTCTCCAACTCGCTGCCGCCGCACGTCGTGGCCGCCGGCATCAAGGCATTCGAAATGCTGGCTGCCGCCGACGACCTGCGCAGCACCCTGGCCGAGAACACCGCCTACTTCCGCGAAAAGATGACCGCCGCCGGTTTCGACGTGAAGCCGGGCGTGCATCCGATCAGCCCGGTGATGCTGTATGACGCACCGCTGGCGCAGAAGTTCGCCGAGCGCCTGCTCGAAGAAGGCATCTACGCCATCGGCTTCTTCTTCCCGGTCGTGCCCAAGGGCCAGGCCCGCATCCGCACCCAGATCAGCGCCGCGCACAGCCGCGAGCACCTGGACCGCGCGATCGATGCCTTCACCCGCATCGGCATCGAACTGGGCGTGGTCAAGGGCTGA